The window AAAAAATATTTTTAACAGCTGAAGAAACAGGTGCTAAAGTAAGTGGGCCAATTCCAATGCCTACAATTAGAGATGAGGTGACTATCTTAAGATCAGTTCACGTTAACAAAAAAAGTCGTGAACAATTCGAAAGTAGAACACACCAAAGATTAGTTGTTATCACTAATCCATCTGCTCAAACACAAGACAAAATCAAAAGACTTGAATTACCAGTAGGTGTAGAAATTCAAGTTAAAGTTAAATAGTAAGAATACCTTAATATTTACAAAATCAATCAAAATCAATTTTTAAGGAGAAAACATGAAAGGAATCTTAGGACGTAAAGTTGGTATGACTCAAATTTACAGTGAATTTGGATCAAGAATTCCAGTTACTGTAGTAGAAGTACAACCAAATGTTGTGTCAAAAGTTTTAACTGCTGACAAAAACGGTTATGTAGCAACACAACTTGCAGTTTTTGATAAAAAAGCTAGCCGTGCTAACAAACCTGA is drawn from Mycoplasmopsis glycophila and contains these coding sequences:
- the rpsJ gene encoding 30S ribosomal protein S10 — encoded protein: MSKLHIKVKGFDHALVDEAAKKIFLTAEETGAKVSGPIPMPTIRDEVTILRSVHVNKKSREQFESRTHQRLVVITNPSAQTQDKIKRLELPVGVEIQVKVK